The Geothrix sp. genome window below encodes:
- a CDS encoding CorA family divalent cation transporter, translating into MLRNLPLPEGSSFAWVDLVDPTAEEMAEVADRYGLHPAAVRDFLNQPHLPKFERLPGQQLLILRAYDEVAKRGDTIQAMTRRLVVLMMEGAVITVHRREQPFFTTAAQQAAAGGTALRPEQLALALCAGAVKSFDDPLKESEDKLDQIEAALFSRKTPHQGIKQIYGLKRRCAVIKRTLGRIMTSLGHLKEQARDDQGLLADVVEEADRLHTWADELLESATHLMNLEINLASQRTNEVMRVLTIFSAFFLPLTFIAGVYGMNFKRMPELEHRLGYPLVIAAMVLTALAIWGWFRRKGWLK; encoded by the coding sequence ATGCTGCGCAACCTGCCGCTTCCCGAGGGGTCCTCCTTTGCGTGGGTGGACCTGGTGGATCCCACAGCCGAGGAGATGGCCGAGGTGGCGGACCGCTACGGCCTGCACCCGGCGGCGGTGCGCGACTTCCTCAACCAGCCCCACCTGCCGAAGTTCGAGCGCCTGCCGGGGCAGCAGCTGCTGATCCTGCGGGCCTACGATGAGGTGGCCAAGCGGGGCGACACCATCCAGGCCATGACCCGGCGGCTCGTGGTGCTGATGATGGAGGGCGCCGTCATCACCGTCCACCGGCGCGAGCAGCCCTTCTTCACCACGGCGGCGCAGCAGGCGGCCGCGGGGGGGACGGCGCTCCGGCCGGAGCAGCTGGCGCTGGCCCTCTGCGCGGGCGCGGTGAAATCCTTCGATGATCCCCTGAAGGAGAGCGAGGACAAGCTGGATCAGATCGAGGCGGCCCTCTTCAGCCGGAAGACCCCGCACCAGGGCATCAAGCAGATCTACGGCCTCAAGCGCCGCTGCGCGGTCATCAAGCGCACCCTGGGCCGCATCATGACCTCCCTGGGCCATCTGAAAGAGCAGGCCAGAGACGACCAGGGGCTGCTGGCGGATGTGGTGGAGGAGGCGGATCGGCTGCACACCTGGGCGGACGAACTCCTGGAGAGCGCCACCCATCTCATGAACCTAGAGATCAATCTCGCCAGCCAACGCACCAACGAGGTCATGCGGGTGCTCACGATCTTCAGCGCCTTCTTCCTGCCGCTCACCTTCATCGCGGGGGTCTACGGCATGAACTTCAAGCGGATGCCCGAGCTGGAGCACCGGCTCGGGTATCCGCTCGTGATCGCCGCCATGGTCCTGACGGCCTTGGCCATCTGGGGCTGGTTCCGGCGGAAGGGCTGGCTGAAATAG
- a CDS encoding zinc-binding dehydrogenase, which produces MADPFRFRVNQHGPAGSPVHEAFVPGDPKPGWVRLELKAMALNRLDLWTTEGLPGFPLPLPLTPGCDGAGVVEAMGEGTVLPPGVEPGGSVMIAPGLSCGVCPACLRGDDMLCPSYGVLGHVCDGTAATHVLVPAANLLPIPPNWDFEQAAAFPLVFLTAWEMLVHKAALRPGETVLVWGGGSGVGSAAIQLVKVLGGTAIAVVGSEAKAMKCWELGAEHALVRGDLKALAAKVRDLTGRRGVDVVFEHTGAATWGTSLSVCTRGGRIVTCGATTGRETTFDLRALFAKQIQIRGSYMGRREHLWSLLSLLRRNPTNPPFRPVIDRVFDLVDYPAAQRHLEAGQGFGKVVCRVP; this is translated from the coding sequence TTGGCCGATCCGTTCCGTTTCCGAGTGAACCAGCACGGCCCGGCGGGCTCGCCAGTGCACGAGGCCTTCGTGCCCGGGGATCCGAAGCCGGGGTGGGTGCGGCTCGAGCTGAAGGCCATGGCCCTGAACCGCCTCGACCTCTGGACCACCGAAGGCCTGCCGGGCTTCCCGCTGCCCCTGCCGCTCACGCCCGGCTGCGATGGCGCGGGCGTGGTCGAGGCCATGGGCGAGGGCACGGTCCTGCCGCCGGGCGTGGAGCCGGGCGGCAGCGTGATGATCGCGCCGGGCCTCAGCTGCGGCGTCTGTCCGGCCTGCCTGCGCGGCGATGACATGCTCTGTCCCTCCTACGGCGTGCTGGGCCATGTCTGCGACGGCACGGCCGCCACCCATGTGCTGGTGCCCGCGGCGAACCTGCTGCCGATCCCGCCGAACTGGGACTTCGAGCAGGCGGCGGCCTTTCCCCTGGTCTTCCTCACGGCCTGGGAGATGCTCGTCCACAAGGCGGCCCTCCGGCCCGGCGAGACGGTGCTGGTCTGGGGTGGCGGCAGCGGCGTGGGCAGCGCGGCCATCCAGCTGGTGAAGGTCCTGGGCGGCACGGCCATCGCCGTGGTGGGCAGCGAAGCCAAGGCCATGAAGTGCTGGGAGCTGGGGGCCGAGCACGCACTCGTCCGCGGCGATCTGAAGGCCCTGGCCGCCAAGGTGCGTGATCTGACGGGCAGGCGCGGTGTGGATGTGGTGTTCGAGCACACGGGCGCGGCCACCTGGGGCACCAGCCTCTCCGTCTGCACCCGGGGGGGCCGCATCGTCACCTGCGGCGCGACCACGGGCCGCGAGACGACCTTCGACCTGCGCGCCCTCTTCGCCAAGCAGATCCAGATCCGGGGCTCGTACATGGGCCGCCGGGAGCACCTCTGGTCGTTGCTGTCCCTGCTGCGGCGCAATCCCACGAACCCGCCCTTCCGCCCCGTCATCGATCGCGTCTTCGATCTGGTCGACTATCCCGCAGCCCAGCGCCACCTCGAAGCCGGACAGGGCTTCGGCAAGGTGGTCTGCCGGGTGCCTTGA
- a CDS encoding NAD(P)H-dependent glycerol-3-phosphate dehydrogenase, which translates to MSRADIGVFGSGAWGTALAITWARAGAKVALWGNFPDEMAQMAATRRHLRLKDVVFPDNLQTSDDPAAAFEAPLWISAMPTQATPGAWRRLRPRAGQAPELVIHVSKGILQSTHQTLSQALTGVLDVPVGALSGPTFADEVSRGVPSAIVLALPSAVSDERAKALQAQLSSEKLRIYLSRDVVGTELCGALKNVLAIAAGLVDGLKLGYNARAALITRGLAEMARLVEVLGGQPSTVMGLAGMGDLLLTATGPQSRNRTFGEMVGKGQSVDAARDALGGQVIEGMFTCEAALALAQEHGLDLPIATEVQRLLNGERPEEAVRRLMTRSLKSE; encoded by the coding sequence ATGTCCAGGGCTGACATCGGCGTCTTCGGTTCCGGCGCCTGGGGCACGGCCCTGGCCATCACCTGGGCCCGGGCGGGCGCCAAGGTGGCCCTGTGGGGCAACTTTCCCGATGAGATGGCCCAGATGGCCGCCACGCGGCGCCACCTGCGCCTGAAGGATGTGGTGTTCCCCGACAACCTGCAGACTTCGGACGACCCGGCTGCGGCCTTCGAGGCCCCTCTGTGGATCTCCGCCATGCCCACCCAGGCCACGCCCGGGGCCTGGCGACGCCTTCGGCCCCGAGCGGGGCAGGCCCCTGAGCTGGTGATCCATGTGAGCAAGGGCATCCTCCAGAGCACGCACCAGACCCTGTCCCAGGCCCTCACGGGCGTGTTGGATGTGCCCGTGGGCGCCCTGTCCGGCCCGACCTTCGCCGACGAGGTGAGCCGGGGCGTGCCTTCCGCCATCGTGCTGGCGCTGCCGTCCGCCGTGTCCGATGAGCGGGCGAAGGCCCTGCAGGCCCAGCTGTCCTCGGAGAAACTGCGCATCTACCTCAGCCGCGATGTGGTGGGCACAGAGCTCTGCGGCGCCTTGAAGAATGTCCTCGCCATCGCGGCGGGCCTGGTGGACGGTCTGAAGCTGGGCTACAACGCCCGGGCGGCGCTCATCACGCGGGGTCTGGCCGAGATGGCCCGGCTGGTGGAAGTCCTGGGCGGCCAGCCGTCCACGGTGATGGGCCTGGCCGGCATGGGCGACCTGCTCCTCACGGCCACGGGGCCCCAGAGCCGCAACCGCACCTTCGGCGAGATGGTGGGCAAGGGGCAGAGCGTGGACGCGGCCCGGGACGCCCTGGGCGGCCAGGTCATCGAGGGCATGTTCACCTGCGAGGCCGCCCTGGCCCTGGCGCAGGAGCACGGCCTCGACCTGCCCATCGCCACTGAAGTGCAGCGCCTGCTGAATGGTGAACGGCCCGAAGAAGCCGTGCGGCGACTGATGACCCGCTCGTTGAAGTCCGAGTGA
- the plsY gene encoding glycerol-3-phosphate 1-O-acyltransferase PlsY, whose protein sequence is MPSFDPKSLVLWCLAAFFCGSIPFGLLLVKLAGKGDVRAHGSGNIGATNVSRVGGKALGVVTLLLDILKGFLPVFLAKRAGLGTDMLALLALAAVLGHIYTPWLKFQGGKGVATALGVILAAEPTLMVLPMVTFIFVLWLTRQVSLGSILAAAMVPVQLFIGMYCFSAFGFSARRDLWPVLPWLALAILVIWKHRENIKRLQEGTESKLWGAKKEDSDVQG, encoded by the coding sequence ATGCCGTCATTCGATCCGAAATCCCTGGTCCTCTGGTGCCTCGCGGCCTTCTTCTGCGGCAGCATCCCCTTCGGTCTCCTGCTGGTGAAGCTGGCGGGGAAGGGGGATGTGCGCGCCCACGGCAGCGGCAACATCGGCGCCACCAATGTCAGTCGGGTGGGGGGCAAGGCCTTGGGCGTCGTCACCCTGCTGCTGGACATCCTGAAGGGCTTCCTGCCGGTCTTCCTGGCGAAGCGGGCCGGCCTGGGTACCGACATGCTCGCCCTGCTGGCCCTGGCCGCGGTGCTGGGACACATCTATACGCCCTGGCTGAAGTTCCAGGGCGGCAAGGGCGTGGCCACGGCCCTGGGCGTGATTCTCGCCGCGGAGCCCACCCTGATGGTCCTCCCCATGGTCACCTTCATCTTCGTGCTGTGGCTCACGCGCCAGGTGAGCCTGGGCAGCATCCTGGCCGCGGCCATGGTGCCGGTACAACTGTTTATCGGAATGTACTGTTTCTCGGCTTTCGGATTTTCTGCTCGGAGGGACCTGTGGCCCGTCCTTCCCTGGCTGGCCCTGGCCATCCTGGTGATCTGGAAGCACCGTGAGAACATCAAACGCCTGCAGGAGGGCACGGAATCCAAGCTCTGGGGCGCCAAGAAGGAGGACAGCGATGTCCAGGGCTGA
- a CDS encoding CinA family nicotinamide mononucleotide deamidase-related protein, with the protein MRIECIAIGTELLTTRRLDTNSVWLGERLAALGLGFHRKTAVGDSREDLAQLFREALTRSDLIITTGGLGPTFDDFTKECFADILGAELREDAKSREDMLAFYAARKRVPPQANFKQALIPAGAEALANPVGTAPGVWWSGPPGHPGTRLVMLPGVPREMKRMWEEQVEPRLQALAGRRVHTLRLVVGGVPESNLDERTREARERHAHLEWTILASLTQVELLARGSDQAALEAARVEFEALLGGDLVGVGDGNLEDAVLDRLKVRGETLVVAESVTGGLLAARLTAIPGASEAFLGGATVYTAAAKTALLGLPKPFLAVEGTVSEATSRALAEAVRTKLGATWGLGLTGNAGPAAEGGAPLGAVFIALAGPGGTVSKAFNQPGDRTDIQLRSTAWALDLLRRALSA; encoded by the coding sequence ATGCGCATCGAATGCATCGCCATCGGAACGGAACTGCTCACCACGCGGCGTCTCGACACCAACTCCGTATGGCTGGGCGAGCGCCTGGCAGCCTTGGGTCTTGGCTTCCACCGCAAGACCGCGGTCGGCGACAGCCGGGAGGACCTGGCCCAGCTCTTCCGTGAGGCCCTGACGCGGTCGGATCTCATCATCACCACCGGCGGGCTGGGCCCCACTTTCGACGATTTCACGAAGGAGTGCTTCGCGGACATCCTCGGCGCTGAGCTGCGTGAAGATGCGAAGAGCCGCGAGGACATGCTGGCCTTCTACGCGGCCCGGAAACGGGTCCCGCCCCAGGCCAACTTCAAGCAGGCGCTCATCCCCGCCGGTGCGGAGGCCCTCGCGAACCCCGTGGGCACGGCGCCGGGCGTGTGGTGGTCGGGTCCCCCAGGACACCCCGGGACGCGCCTCGTGATGCTGCCAGGCGTGCCCCGCGAGATGAAACGCATGTGGGAGGAGCAGGTGGAGCCGCGCCTCCAGGCCCTGGCCGGCCGGCGGGTGCATACGCTGCGCCTGGTGGTGGGGGGCGTGCCTGAGAGCAACCTGGACGAGCGCACCCGGGAGGCCCGCGAACGCCACGCCCACCTCGAATGGACCATCCTCGCCAGCCTCACCCAGGTGGAGCTGCTGGCCCGGGGAAGCGATCAGGCCGCCCTCGAGGCCGCCCGCGTCGAATTCGAAGCCTTGTTGGGCGGGGACCTGGTCGGCGTCGGGGACGGCAACCTGGAGGATGCCGTGCTGGACCGCTTGAAGGTCCGGGGCGAGACCCTGGTCGTGGCGGAAAGCGTGACCGGCGGCCTCCTGGCCGCGCGTCTCACGGCCATCCCCGGGGCGAGCGAGGCCTTCCTCGGGGGCGCCACGGTCTACACCGCCGCCGCCAAGACCGCCCTGCTGGGGCTTCCCAAGCCCTTCCTCGCGGTCGAAGGCACCGTCTCCGAAGCCACCAGCCGGGCCCTGGCGGAGGCGGTCCGCACGAAACTCGGCGCCACCTGGGGCCTCGGCCTCACGGGCAATGCGGGCCCCGCGGCGGAAGGAGGAGCGCCTCTGGGCGCCGTGTTCATCGCCCTGGCTGGACCGGGAGGCACTGTCTCGAAGGCGTTCAACCAGCCAGGTGACCGCACGGACATCCAGCTCCGCAGCACGGCCTGGGCGCTGGATCTGCTGCGCCGGGCGCTGTCCGCGTAG